One window of Fundidesulfovibrio soli genomic DNA carries:
- the rpmB gene encoding 50S ribosomal protein L28, which yields MSKVCEKCGKRPQTGNNVSHANNKTKRRFIPNLRQVRAQKANGEVCTMTVCTRCLRSGAVVKPVVRQAAAE from the coding sequence ATGTCCAAGGTTTGCGAAAAGTGCGGCAAGCGTCCCCAGACTGGTAACAACGTCTCCCACGCCAACAACAAGACCAAGCGCCGCTTCATCCCGAACCTGCGCCAGGTGCGCGCTCAGAAGGCCAACGGCGAGGTCTGCACCATGACCGTGTGCACCCGCTGCCTGCGCTCCGGCGCGGTGGTCAAGCCCGTGGTTCGCCAGGCCGCCGCCGAGTAG
- a CDS encoding beta-ketoacyl-ACP synthase III, which produces MHGRFTIEGFGRHVPERVLTNADLESIVETSDDWITTRTGIKTRHIAAPGEAASDLAVKACNTALADAGRPVEDVSQIFFASFTPDSICPPAACILEHKLGISGRPASDVSAACSGFLFALDHAMGTLARKPDATVLVTASEVTSSRTNWADRATCVLFGDGAGAVVLSTREPKPGQAAIRDVILHSDGSMWPLLTVKGGGSGWPLKLGDTVKEDFFIEMNGPEVYKNAVRSMGQVCEEIVEKNGLSMDDIDLFIPHQANLRIIEAVGKRLKVFGDRVMVTVDRYGNTSAASVAIALADAKTEGRIKPGAKVLLTTFGGGFTFGAALLEFV; this is translated from the coding sequence ATGCACGGACGATTCACCATCGAAGGCTTCGGCCGCCACGTTCCCGAACGGGTGCTCACCAACGCGGACCTTGAATCCATTGTGGAGACCAGCGACGACTGGATCACCACCCGCACCGGCATCAAGACCCGCCACATCGCCGCTCCGGGCGAGGCAGCCAGCGACCTGGCCGTCAAGGCCTGCAACACCGCCCTGGCCGACGCCGGACGCCCCGTCGAGGACGTCTCCCAGATCTTTTTCGCCAGCTTCACGCCCGACTCCATCTGCCCCCCGGCCGCCTGCATCCTGGAGCACAAACTGGGCATCTCCGGCCGCCCCGCCTCAGACGTGAGCGCCGCCTGCTCGGGCTTCCTCTTCGCCCTCGACCACGCCATGGGCACCCTGGCCCGCAAGCCTGACGCCACCGTGCTGGTCACCGCGTCGGAGGTCACCTCCTCGCGCACCAACTGGGCGGACCGGGCCACCTGCGTGCTCTTCGGGGACGGCGCCGGGGCCGTGGTGCTCTCCACCAGGGAGCCCAAGCCCGGCCAGGCCGCCATCCGCGACGTCATCCTGCACAGCGACGGCTCCATGTGGCCCCTGCTCACCGTGAAGGGCGGCGGCTCGGGCTGGCCGCTCAAGCTGGGCGACACCGTGAAGGAAGATTTCTTCATCGAGATGAACGGCCCCGAGGTCTACAAGAACGCGGTGCGCTCCATGGGCCAGGTCTGCGAGGAGATCGTGGAGAAGAACGGCCTGAGCATGGATGACATCGACTTGTTCATCCCCCACCAGGCCAACCTGCGCATCATCGAGGCCGTGGGCAAGCGCCTGAAGGTCTTCGGGGACAGGGTCATGGTCACCGTGGACCGCTACGGCAACACCTCGGCCGCCTCCGTGGCCATCGCCCTGGCCGACGCCAAGACCGAAGGGCGCATCAAGCCCGGGGCCAAGGTGCTGCTGACCACTTTCGGCGGGGGCTTCACCTTCGGCGCGGCCTTGCTGGAGTTCGTCTAA
- a CDS encoding phage regulatory CII family protein has translation MSKEIYEVIKEMVEAGPAPVKELAAELGKPYSTLMRELNPDDQGAKLGVELLLPLMRACNSVMPLRYLASRMGQRVVSLREVTPDKPSMLEGMLTTYPALAEFHQAIMEGQPMEKVAELRENVIHQVQVDFVAYSRKKSGD, from the coding sequence ATGTCCAAAGAGATCTACGAGGTGATCAAGGAGATGGTGGAGGCAGGCCCGGCCCCGGTCAAGGAACTGGCCGCCGAGTTGGGCAAGCCCTATTCCACCCTTATGCGCGAACTCAACCCCGACGACCAGGGCGCCAAGCTGGGAGTGGAACTGCTCCTGCCGCTTATGCGGGCCTGCAACTCCGTCATGCCCCTGCGCTACTTGGCGTCGCGCATGGGGCAGCGCGTGGTCTCGCTGCGCGAGGTCACGCCGGACAAACCATCCATGCTGGAAGGGATGCTCACCACCTACCCCGCGCTGGCGGAGTTCCATCAAGCGATCATGGAAGGCCAGCCCATGGAGAAGGTGGCCGAGCTGCGCGAGAACGTCATCCACCAAGTACAAGTGGATTTCGTGGCATATTCAAGGAAGAAATCCGGGGATTGA
- a CDS encoding YceD family protein: MAEHWLDITDLPAEGREFSLDDKEFWAEKWAEFQMGFEALTPLSATFTVQPQPRGALVRGRLAGEVSAPCDRCLKDLSVRIDQPFDLFEQLESPDEESVEPGLLREHKGRLELDAGAMLWEEFVLALPTKPLCSEDCKGLCPDCGKDLNEGPCGCAKPKGDERMAALRGLTIAKKD; the protein is encoded by the coding sequence ATGGCCGAACACTGGCTGGACATAACGGATCTCCCGGCCGAAGGGCGCGAGTTCTCCTTGGATGACAAGGAGTTTTGGGCCGAAAAGTGGGCCGAGTTCCAGATGGGCTTCGAGGCCCTCACCCCCTTGAGCGCCACCTTCACCGTGCAGCCGCAGCCACGCGGCGCGCTGGTGCGGGGCCGTCTCGCCGGCGAGGTGTCCGCCCCCTGCGACCGTTGCCTCAAGGATCTCTCCGTGCGCATCGACCAGCCTTTCGACCTGTTCGAGCAGCTGGAGTCGCCCGACGAGGAATCCGTGGAGCCCGGCCTGCTGCGCGAGCACAAGGGCAGGCTTGAGCTTGACGCGGGGGCGATGCTCTGGGAAGAGTTCGTGTTGGCGTTGCCCACGAAGCCCCTGTGCTCCGAGGACTGCAAGGGCCTCTGCCCCGACTGCGGCAAGGACCTGAACGAAGGCCCCTGCGGCTGCGCCAAGCCCAAGGGCGACGAGCGCATGGCCGCCCTGCGCGGGCTGACCATCGCCAAGAAAGATTGA
- the rpmF gene encoding 50S ribosomal protein L32, with product MAVPKKKVSKSRKGMRRSHDALTAPNVILCSCGAPTLPHRVCPTCGTYKGRQVLKQDEPQS from the coding sequence ATGGCCGTCCCCAAGAAAAAAGTCTCCAAGTCCCGCAAGGGCATGCGCCGCTCCCACGACGCGCTGACCGCCCCCAACGTCATCCTGTGCTCCTGTGGCGCGCCGACCCTGCCTCACCGGGTCTGCCCGACCTGCGGCACCTACAAGGGCCGCCAGGTGCTCAAGCAGGATGAACCCCAGTCCTAA
- the plsX gene encoding phosphate acyltransferase PlsX, with translation MNPSPNRPRIAVDAMGGDFGPHVVVPGAVQMAKAKQYDLLLVGDEARVAAELNKHDTRGLEVRVVHASQVAEMHDKPSEALRRKKDSSIQVCCNLVRAGEADGLISAGNTGVVLACSLFTLGRLEGVDRPALATILPTERTPCVLTDAGANVDCKPLNLLQFAIMADVMARTLLRYPDPKVALLSNGEEEGKGNQLVKESFELLKQSSLSFVGNVEGRDLFSGDVDVVICDGFVGNVVIKQAEGLASSLGRLLKGELRRGFFAKIGTTLALSALKRFSRLMDYAEYGGAPLLGLKGIVIVSHGASNIKAIGNAVDMAGVLIRRDATRLMREGLAANKDFAHFVKRPAQAD, from the coding sequence ATGAACCCCAGTCCTAACCGGCCTCGCATCGCCGTGGACGCAATGGGGGGCGATTTCGGCCCCCATGTCGTCGTCCCCGGCGCTGTCCAGATGGCCAAGGCCAAGCAGTACGACCTGCTGCTGGTCGGGGACGAGGCCCGCGTTGCCGCCGAGCTGAACAAGCACGACACGCGGGGTCTTGAGGTGCGCGTCGTGCATGCCTCGCAAGTTGCTGAGATGCACGACAAGCCCTCCGAGGCCCTGCGCCGCAAGAAGGACTCGTCCATCCAGGTCTGCTGCAACCTCGTGCGCGCCGGCGAAGCCGACGGCCTCATCAGCGCCGGCAACACCGGCGTGGTGCTGGCCTGCAGCCTGTTCACGCTGGGCCGCCTCGAAGGCGTGGACCGGCCTGCCCTGGCCACCATCCTGCCTACGGAGCGCACCCCCTGCGTGCTCACCGACGCGGGCGCCAACGTGGACTGCAAGCCCCTGAACCTCCTGCAGTTCGCCATCATGGCCGACGTGATGGCCCGCACCCTGTTGCGCTACCCCGACCCCAAGGTCGCCCTGCTCTCCAACGGCGAGGAGGAGGGCAAAGGCAACCAGCTGGTCAAGGAATCCTTCGAGCTGCTCAAGCAGTCCTCGCTGTCCTTCGTGGGCAACGTGGAGGGGCGCGACCTCTTCTCGGGCGACGTGGACGTGGTGATCTGCGACGGGTTCGTGGGCAACGTGGTCATCAAGCAGGCCGAAGGGCTGGCCTCCTCCCTGGGGCGGCTGCTCAAGGGCGAGCTGCGGCGGGGCTTCTTCGCCAAGATCGGCACCACGCTGGCCCTCTCGGCGCTCAAGCGATTCTCGCGCCTGATGGACTACGCCGAATACGGCGGCGCGCCGCTTTTGGGCCTCAAGGGCATCGTCATCGTCAGCCACGGGGCCTCGAACATCAAGGCCATCGGCAACGCCGTGGACATGGCCGGGGTGCTCATCCGCCGCGACGCCACCCGGCTCATGCGCGAAGGCCTGGCCGCCAACAAGGACTTCGCCCACTTCGTGAAACGACCGGCCCAGGCCGACTAA
- a CDS encoding ABC transporter ATP-binding protein encodes MLQAVNVSKSYGDTLVLDNVSVQVGKGEFVCVVGRSGSGKSSLLNVLSTLTRPDSGHVLYQGENVTAMPEGRINRLRHKDFSIIFQLHHLLPYLTALENVMVPFMNTLRPVGQDIRDKAAECLERVGLGGKGGRLPGNLSGGEQQRVAIARALVKSPEVLFADEPTGSLDKRNGDGIVELLRDLHTEGVSLVMVTHDMGYARLAQRTVVMEDGRVVDGDEVECVAHRSNVKPGEVIVRS; translated from the coding sequence ATGCTTCAGGCCGTGAACGTATCCAAATCCTACGGCGACACCCTCGTGCTGGACAACGTGTCCGTCCAGGTGGGCAAGGGCGAATTCGTGTGCGTGGTGGGCCGCTCGGGATCGGGCAAGTCCTCGCTGCTCAACGTCCTCTCCACCCTGACCCGCCCGGACTCGGGCCATGTGCTCTACCAGGGGGAGAACGTCACGGCCATGCCCGAGGGCCGCATCAACCGGCTCCGACACAAGGACTTCTCCATCATCTTCCAGCTGCACCACCTGCTGCCCTACCTCACGGCGCTGGAGAACGTGATGGTGCCCTTCATGAACACCCTGCGCCCCGTCGGGCAGGACATCCGCGACAAGGCCGCCGAGTGCCTGGAGCGCGTGGGCCTGGGCGGCAAGGGCGGCCGCCTGCCCGGCAACCTCTCCGGCGGCGAGCAGCAGCGCGTGGCCATCGCCCGCGCCCTGGTCAAAAGCCCGGAGGTGCTCTTCGCGGACGAACCCACCGGCAGCCTGGACAAGCGCAACGGCGACGGCATCGTGGAGCTCTTGCGCGACCTGCACACCGAGGGAGTCTCCCTGGTGATGGTCACGCACGACATGGGCTACGCCAGGCTGGCGCAGCGCACCGTGGTCATGGAGGACGGGCGCGTGGTTGACGGAGACGAGGTGGAGTGCGTGGCCCACCGCTCGAATGTGAAGCCGGGGGAGGTCATCGTCCGCTCCTGA